From the genome of Nicotiana sylvestris chromosome 2, ASM39365v2, whole genome shotgun sequence, one region includes:
- the LOC104216816 gene encoding early nodulin-like protein 2, whose translation MARPVIALALVFVALVAGLAQAISPASSPEAASIPSADSISITPSASQAPEASSPVSSSDVEPSSPPAPASEASAPNAAAPKSTISASPQAGAPNGASPVAAAGPGVSTAASDDYY comes from the coding sequence atggcaCGCCCAGTAATTGCATTGGCTCTCGTCTTCGTTGCCCTTGTTGCAGGATTGGCACAAGCCATTTCCCCTGCTTCATCCCCTGAAGCAGCTAGCATTCCATCAGCAGATTCCATTTCCATTACCCCTTCTGCGTCTCAAGCTCCAGAAGCCTCGAGCCCAGTTTCATCTTCTGATGTGGAGCCCTCATCTCCCCCCGCACCCGCCAGTGAGGCTAGTGCACCAAATGCAGCTGCACCTAAGTCAACAATTTCTGCATCACCTCAGGCTGGTGCACCAAATGGTGCTTCCCCTGTTGCTGCTGCTGGTCCTGGGGTTTCAACTGCTGCCAGTGATGACTACTACTGA
- the LOC104216813 gene encoding BAG family molecular chaperone regulator 2 translates to MIKLRSKRFSRSNSKVRRSGTEAAGKSIVGSKSINCGEIKWELRPGGMLVQKRECDNINGGETIITLRVSTVSNWHDISIQPTSTFGELKMMLSMVTGLEPKEQRLLYRGKEREDYEHLHMVGVRDKDKVLLFQFPPIKESLQVIGGSPYRTISV, encoded by the exons aTGATCAAGTTAAGATCAAAGAGGTTCTCCAGAAGTAATTCGAAAGTTAGAAGAAGTGGGACTGAGGCAGCAGGGAAAAGTATTGTGGGAAGCAAGAGCATTAATTGTGGTGAAATCAAGTGGGAATTACGTCCAGGAGGTATGCTAGTTCAAAAAAGAGAATGTGACAACATTAATGGTGGAGAAACGATCATCACACTTCGAGTCTCAACTGTTTCTAATTGGCATGACATATCTATCCAACCCACTTCAACTTTTG GTGAATTGAAGATGATGCTGTCAATGGTAACTGGTTTGGAACCAAAGGAGCAGAGGCTATTATACAGAGGGAAGGAAAGGGAAGATTATGAACACTTGCACATGGTTGGAGTGAGAGACAAGGACAAAGTGCTGCTATTCCAATTTCCACCTATCAAAGAGAGTCTCCAAGTCATAGGCGGCTCTCCTTATCGCACAATTAGCGTCTAA